The proteins below are encoded in one region of Limnohabitans sp. 63ED37-2:
- a CDS encoding flagellar motor protein MotB yields the protein MAETDKAAPAATDEAAAAAEAAAAAAAAEAMRPIIRKIIVEDGHAGAHGGAWKIALADMMTAMMAFFLLMWLLGASTEDKRKSVADYFRPASHSQIAFGELAGSNGMFGGQSIIDPDGFPFTAKQNALLERMTPQAQGGPAESFGSSKEENNKDGPSEQDPGKESGTGTPEQKQDKENFEKLEKDIKQKLSESKQFEKIKDQVSITREKEGLRIEVIDKADFAMFSSGTSNMGGNAAALMTEVAKSLKPLPNKLAIRGHTDSMGFAPDSMRNNWTLSTERADATRQLMQGAGLASNRFAKIEGVADTAPFVPNNPADPRNRRVSVTVLNQ from the coding sequence ATGGCCGAGACAGACAAAGCCGCGCCCGCGGCGACCGACGAAGCGGCAGCCGCCGCCGAGGCAGCCGCCGCCGCAGCAGCCGCGGAGGCGATGCGCCCCATCATTCGCAAGATCATTGTCGAAGATGGCCATGCCGGTGCCCACGGTGGCGCCTGGAAGATTGCGCTGGCCGACATGATGACGGCCATGATGGCCTTCTTCTTGTTGATGTGGTTGCTGGGCGCCAGCACCGAAGACAAGCGCAAAAGCGTGGCCGATTATTTCCGCCCGGCCTCTCACAGCCAGATTGCGTTTGGCGAATTGGCCGGGTCCAACGGCATGTTTGGCGGCCAATCCATCATTGATCCAGATGGGTTTCCTTTCACGGCCAAGCAAAACGCACTCCTTGAACGCATGACCCCTCAAGCACAAGGGGGGCCTGCTGAAAGCTTTGGCTCCTCCAAAGAGGAAAACAACAAGGATGGCCCCTCCGAACAGGATCCCGGCAAGGAAAGCGGCACAGGGACACCTGAACAAAAACAGGACAAGGAAAACTTCGAGAAGCTGGAAAAAGACATCAAACAAAAATTGTCTGAAAGCAAGCAGTTCGAAAAAATCAAGGACCAGGTGAGCATCACCCGGGAAAAAGAGGGTTTGCGCATCGAGGTGATCGACAAGGCCGATTTCGCCATGTTCAGCTCAGGCACATCCAATATGGGTGGCAATGCCGCAGCGCTGATGACGGAAGTTGCCAAATCGCTCAAACCCCTGCCTAACAAACTGGCCATTCGTGGTCACACCGACAGCATGGGTTTCGCGCCCGACAGCATGCGCAACAACTGGACGCTGTCGACCGAACGCGCTGACGCGACCCGTCAGCTGATGCAAGGTGCGGGACTGGCCTCCAACCGATTCGCCAAAATCGAGGGTGTTGCCGACACGGCCCCGTTTGTGCCCAACAACCCTGCTGATCCGCGCAACCGCCGCGTCAGCGTCACCGTGCTTAACCAATAA